A single genomic interval of Nostoc commune NIES-4072 harbors:
- a CDS encoding TolC family protein codes for MQKLPKQDSQPQNQLYLSLRSLNLFLLNAVVASTVILGTTRIFTQIFKSPKIFTPAVGVETAVKPPMVSEGKGNQPISNGRKTRSHPIDEERQQPTNSAKPTLDASKMYSTLVADLQPQSQKNQQILNNQTRSLLTLNLINDKQPPQDLIRAPSQNVSKEESPINFQLTTDTQGKQTQAAALISQNQFPKAEKKAENSLKQNQQESLQDAGTVALKLSDIVVLALQNNRTIKNSYLERIAQRQDLAVAEDKFAPDFIPTLSMSVASSESSATTTTNEAGLEAKMKIPTGGELSFGFAGNALTPKISFNQPLLRGGGVDVNRASIKTARLTEKSNVLGLKSTLTNTITDAILAYRNLLRAQEQLKIEQLSLTSAQEILEINQALIAAGRLAPVEIIQSQTAIANRQVSLVAAQNSLQSTKLALLQVLDIDQNTNIVAAEVPKASPVTLDQNKIKQLALLNQPEYLQAQLNQDIAKLNLLEAENNRRWDLGLNISYDNTGNNATPDVRAGLTFSKTLGDLTVEQTFQRSRVNLLQTENNLNEQRESLDIQVTDGIRDVNLSFKQVELAGQARESSERQLEIEREKQRLGRGSGVFEIVSLENSLVEARNAELNATIEYLNALTNLDKTVGTTLNTWQITIERNQN; via the coding sequence ATGCAGAAGCTACCTAAGCAAGATTCTCAACCTCAAAACCAACTTTATCTATCTTTGCGATCGCTCAACTTATTCTTACTTAATGCGGTCGTTGCTTCAACTGTTATTCTGGGTACAACTCGTATTTTCACCCAGATTTTTAAGTCCCCGAAGATATTCACACCTGCTGTTGGGGTTGAGACAGCAGTCAAACCGCCAATGGTTAGCGAAGGCAAAGGCAATCAGCCAATTAGTAACGGCAGGAAAACGCGATCGCATCCAATAGACGAAGAACGCCAACAGCCAACAAACAGCGCAAAACCTACACTTGACGCTTCAAAAATGTACAGCACACTTGTAGCTGATTTGCAACCACAGAGCCAAAAAAACCAGCAGATTCTTAACAACCAGACGCGATCGCTCTTAACCTTGAACTTAATAAATGATAAGCAGCCGCCGCAGGACTTGATTAGAGCGCCATCTCAAAACGTCTCCAAAGAAGAATCGCCTATCAACTTTCAGTTAACGACTGATACCCAAGGAAAGCAAACCCAAGCAGCAGCGCTAATTTCTCAGAATCAATTTCCAAAAGCCGAAAAAAAGGCTGAAAATAGTCTCAAACAAAATCAACAGGAATCATTACAAGATGCTGGTACAGTTGCACTAAAGCTTTCTGATATTGTTGTCTTGGCTTTGCAAAACAATAGAACGATTAAAAACTCATATCTTGAAAGGATAGCTCAAAGACAAGACCTGGCAGTGGCAGAAGATAAATTTGCTCCTGACTTTATACCCACCCTGTCAATGTCGGTAGCATCATCCGAGTCTAGTGCAACCACAACTACTAATGAAGCCGGTCTTGAGGCAAAAATGAAGATTCCCACTGGGGGAGAACTGAGTTTTGGGTTCGCAGGTAACGCTCTAACACCAAAGATAAGTTTTAATCAACCTCTGTTGAGAGGAGGTGGAGTCGATGTAAACAGAGCTTCAATTAAGACTGCTCGACTTACAGAAAAAAGCAATGTGCTGGGTTTAAAATCGACATTGACCAATACCATTACGGATGCTATTTTGGCATACCGAAATTTACTCCGCGCTCAGGAACAATTGAAAATTGAGCAACTTTCCTTGACAAGCGCTCAAGAAATTCTAGAAATTAACCAAGCTCTGATTGCTGCGGGTAGGTTAGCACCAGTTGAAATTATCCAAAGCCAGACAGCGATCGCTAACCGACAAGTAAGCTTGGTGGCTGCTCAAAATAGTCTTCAGTCAACAAAATTAGCTTTACTTCAAGTTCTCGATATCGATCAAAATACCAATATTGTGGCAGCAGAAGTTCCCAAGGCATCACCTGTTACTTTAGATCAAAACAAAATAAAGCAATTAGCGCTCTTAAATCAGCCGGAATATTTGCAGGCACAGCTAAACCAAGATATAGCTAAACTTAACCTGTTAGAGGCAGAAAATAACAGACGTTGGGACTTAGGTTTGAATATCAGTTATGACAATACAGGAAACAACGCAACACCAGATGTTAGAGCTGGGCTAACTTTTAGCAAAACATTAGGTGATCTGACAGTAGAACAAACATTTCAGCGTAGCCGAGTCAACCTACTGCAAACAGAAAATAATTTGAACGAGCAGCGTGAAAGCTTAGACATTCAGGTAACAGACGGAATTAGAGATGTTAATTTGAGTTTTAAGCAGGTCGAACTTGCAGGGCAAGCCAGGGAGTCTTCTGAACGACAACTAGAGATAGAAAGAGAAAAACAGAGATTAGGCAGGGGATCTGGAGTTTTCGAGATTGTCAGTCTAGAAAATAGTTTGGTAGAGGCAAGAAACGCAGAACTTAATGCAACTATTGAATATCTCAATGCTTTGACGAACCTTGATAAAACTGTAGGAACCA